GCAGGAAGGTTTGGGATGGTTCAGGGCACCCCAATTTCATAGGGTAGGAAGGGCTGTGAGGGTTCAGGGCACCCCAATTCCATGGGACAGGAAGGTCTGGGAGGGTTCGGGGTACCCAAATTCCGTGTggcaggaagggctgagagGGTTCGAGGTGCCCCAGAGGGGGGATTCTGTGGGGCAGGAAGGTCTGGGAGGGTTCTGGGTACCCCAAAGTGGGGTTCCATGGGGCAGGAAGGTCTGGGATGGGTCAGGGAACCCCAAACTGGTTTTCCATGGATATCCAAACCCCATTGTCCGAGCTGGCCgctccatgggctgggatgCCCGGGTACCCCAAGGGACGATCCCCAAGGAGGGACGGGCGGTTCTGGGGGACCCCAAGGAGCCGCTGTGCGGGGAGGGTCCCGTCCCGGGGGGTGTCCGTGCCCAGCCCGCGGTGCCGCAGGCGCTGGGCGTGGGCAGCTCCCAGGACCGCGCGGTGCTCAAGCGGCGGCTgaaggagctgagcctggcGGCCGAGCGGGAGCGCAAGGCCCGCGACAAGGCGGACAAGCAGCGCGACAAGCACAAGAAAAAGGACCAGGAGCAGCGGAGGAGCTGAAAACCTGGGGGGGTCCCGCACCCCATGCCCACCCACAGCCCCCCGGGACACACCCCGGGGACACGGGGCACGGCCAAGGGACAGCGGCCCGGCCCCCCCGGGCCCCTTTCCGGATGCAAAGGgcacctgggacacccccagcccgTCCTGCCACCCCCACCTGGCACCactcccagccccctccccaccccgcacccctggcacaggaggggacGGGGCACGGCCCGACCCCCTCCTCACACACGGGCACCCCCAAATCGGGGGCAGGGAGTGAATCCCGCCCCCACTACAGCCCCAAACGCGGCCCCCCGAGGCCACCCCAGGAAATAAAAGGGTATCAAGGGCCAGTGCAAACTGGAGTGACCAGTGTCACCTGACtggggggcacagagcagcGCCCCAGgccccctgtccccaagtgccaccccGGGACTGAAGCCTCAGCCCCCTCCCAAGGCTGGACGGGGATAAACTGAGGCACCAGGACCCCAAACCACCACAGGGGTTCAGTCAACATCCAATTTATTGACagtggggaggggtctggggaggaatttggggaatGGGAGGGGGGGCTTGAACAGGTCACAGCAAGTGGGGGGGGTGGGGACAGCTCAGTAGTGCAATAAcagagggggagcagggacaggaacgtggggagggagggagggagggagggagggagggagggagggagggagggagggagggaggggggctCAGGTCCCCCCAACCCCAtcagggctgtgggtgcagggaagtgctgctggtCCTACTGGGACAGGACCAGTCCCTTGCTGGGATGGGGGCACCCCTGGGGCGGCTGGGAGCTTTGGGGGGGGGCAATGAGGGAACAACAGGCGCTGCTCCAACCCCCCCAGCTCCGTCCCTAAGTGCCACCAAGGCGGGGACACCAGGACACGCCCACGTCCCACACTTCCCGAGAAGAGCTCAAAGAGCCGGGATCCCAATCACCCCCGGGGGCGCTCGGGGACCCCTCGTGGGTGCGGCTGAGGGGTCCCGGTGGCCGGGGGGAGCCcggggggggctcagggcacgCGGTAGGTGGAGGTGTTCTTGGGCTCGGTGCTGGGCACGCACCAGTCCCCGGCCTCCTGGCTGGCCTGGTAGTGCCGCCACGCCGACTTGTTGTACACGGGCAGCCGCTCCACCGAGTCCGTGGACAGCGcctggggggcacgggggggctCAGCGAgggtccccagcccctccccggGGTCAATCTGGGGACAGGCACCCACCTTCAGGTAGATGACGGCGTCGGTGCCAAAGCCCTCCATGGAGAAGAGCTGCAGGTCCCCCTGGAAGTACTTGGCGTAGAGGCGGGAGATGGGCAGCCCGTAGCCAAAGCCGGCCTGGGGGGGCAGGGAATTGGGGTGGGGGGTCCCAGGGTTGggggagcacccccagggcaTCCCCAGGGCACGCCAGGagtgtccctggcactgccagtggGCATGGTGGCACTGTCAAAGGGGTCCAGAATGGCCACAGGGGGACCCTGCCACCCCCATGCCGCCATAAAGGGTCCCCATGCCACCCCAAAGTGTCTGCATTCcaccccaaagtgtccccatgACACTCCAAAGGATCCCACTGTCACCCCTAAGTGTCCCCATGCCACCCTAAAGGctccccctgccacccccaagGTTCCCCACATCACATCCAGGCCAACTGAAGCATCCCCACGACACTTCCAAGCCATCCaccaaatgtccccaaaagGTGCCAGGCCAAGCCCAaactcccagtgccaccccagcctaCCCCAATCACCCCCAAAACACTCCCAGGCCACTCCAGCCCCCCTCAAACGCCCCCAAcccccctgagctgcagcccccccCTCCCCACGCAGCCCCCTGCCCCTGGGGGGGGGTCACGTACCAGGGGGGcccccccagagcccagctgggggGTGGGGGCTGTCGAGTACATGTAGCTGAAGAGCCGCTCGATCTTCCTCAGGGGCACCCCCATGCCCCTGTCACTCATCTGGGGACACCACAGCGGGTGACAACCCCGTCCCTGcgccccctccccacaccccGCAGCccccagggtgggctggggtCCCTCCCCAGGGTGGACaggtccccaaacccctcagggtGGGTTGGGGTCCCTCACTCTGATGGACAAGTCCCCAAACCCTTCAGGACAGGGTTGGGGTCCCTCACCCACATGGACaggtccccaaacccctcaggacagggctggggtcCCTCACTTGGATGGACaggtccccaaacccctcaggacagggctggggtcCCTCACTCTGATGGACaggtccccaaacccctcaggacagggctggggtcCCTCACCCGGATGGACaggtccccaaacccctcaggacagggctggggtcCCTCACCCGGATGGACaggtccccaaacccctcaggacAGGGTTGGGGTCCCTCACTCTGATGGACAGGTCCCCAAACCCttcaggacagggctggggtcCCTCACCCGGATGGACAGGTCCTCCTGGCCCAGGGCCACCATCACCCTGATGGCCGGCAGCTGGGGGCTGTTCTCGTGGCTCTCCACCGTGGCTCTCATGGCAttctggggacacagagccccgGGGAGGGGTCAGGAGgtcccccagagcccccccagacccccccaaaGGGCTGGGCTACCTTGAAGAGCTCGAAGAGCATGTGGTACAGGTGGGACGGGACGTAGACGATGCTCACGGGCTGCTCCGCGttgcaggctgggcaggggggacactgggattgGTGGGGACAATCCTGACCCCAAAGCTGCCCCAGCACTAAATGGGTCACCCAAGAACCCCCCACcacagggacccccaaaccTAGAGAAGCCAAGGATGCCCCAACCCTAAAGGAGCTGAGAACCCCCTGGAATAGGGACCCTCAACCCAGAACAAGCCACACAGAaaccccctgccccagggtCCCCAGCCCTAAAGGAGCCACCTGAGAACCCCCAACACCAAGGGAGCCACCTGAGAATGCCCAACCCCAAAGGAGGCACCTGAGAATGCCCAACCCCAAAGGAGGCACCTGAGAACCCCCAACCCCAAAGGAGCCACCTGAGAATTCCCAACCCCAAAGGAGGCACCTGAGAACCCCCAACCCCAAAGGAGGCACCCATGATCCCCCTGCCCAGGCCCCCATTGTCCCTTCAGCCCCTGTCACCTCACTGCCACTGTCCCCTCACCGTTGACCTCCTCGATCTCCAGCTCGGGTGAGGCCATGTAGTATTTGTCACACAGCAGCTTGGCCATGTTGTAGGCATCTGGCaaagatggggacagagggCTCAGCGCCCCCAGGACCAAGAGGGGCAGCCTTTGGggtccccccacccccaaacaTTCCCCATTCCCGGGACATTCTCGGGGTGTCCTGCAGCGactgcacagctcaggggaCAGTGTGGCTGAGGTCACCCCAAACCTGTGACATGAGTGGTGCCAGGGGGGGCGTTCAAGCAGCCCCCAccccccaaactgcccccagatgctgtggggtgggaccccagacccccccagaccccacCAACCTCTCACCACGTTGGCCACGTTGCAGTGGGGGTCGATGCTCCCGATGTGTTTGGGGTGCGCGGGGTTGGTGCTGCCATcgaagagcagggctggggaggggacaaCGAGCTGGGgtcaccccagggacacccccagggcaccccGGGGCTGTGGGGGGAAACATTTGACACCAGGGAGATGCCCAAGACAGGATCCCTGCGGTTGgtggggacattttggggacgCCCAGTGATGATGGGGGCTCTCAGGACAGACTCCTGGGGTTAGGAGGGGATCCTTGGGGCAGGGAGAACCTTGGGGAGAGAGACTTTGGGGAgctctctggggctgggaggacCCTCAGGACAGACCCCTGCAGATGGGGGGGACACCCAGTGATGATGGGGACCCTCAGGACAgacccctggggctgggaggacCCTCAGGACAGacccctggggatgggggaacactctggggacacccagTGATGATGGGGACACTCAGAACAGACCCCTGGCGCTGGGAGGACCCTCAGGACAGacccctggggacactctggggggtcctggggacaccccagttCTGGGGGCCAGCCAGGACCCCCCCCGGGGCGGGCaggcccccagcccctcactgtGCTGGTTGATGAGCATGCGGATGGAGATGCGGCTCAGGTAGAAGCGGTCCAGGAAGTACTGGATGTTCTGGTTGGACACGGGGTCATCCCCGTACGTCTCCTTGTACTCGATCACCCCCTGTGCCATGGTGGGGACAACGTCGTTGTGCCGGTTCCGGATTGTCACCAGCGCGTTGGTGAACctggggacggggacagggccGGCGCTGGGGACACCCGCTCCGGGCACAGCCCCGATCCAGGCCGGGATTCCCCAAGAGCCGGGGGTGCTGGAAAACCCGGAGTGGCTCCAGTGGCACCGGAGTGGGGGCGCTTCGGGATGGCCCTGGGTGACACCAGCGCGGCTCTGGGAGGAGGTGACACCCCGGGAATGGGGACAACGACACTCCTGACTCACTGTCCCAGCGTGGCTTGGTCCTCGGGGTCCCTGTCGTGGAATTCCATGATGTCCAGCAGGCTCTGCACATACCTGGGGGGACACCCACAGCTGGCACCCCCAAACTGAGAGGACAGCCCCTGTGACACCACACAGGGCCAGGGGGCAGCACCCCTCAGCCCAggccccccaccccaaaatctgctgCACCAGGGGTCACTGTCCCACCATACtgctggcacctggggacagctggggacagggccccTTTGATGGGGTTGGGGCTGTGATGGGGGTGGCACGGCCAGACCCCCTGGCACGGCCTGACCCCTTGGCACGGCCAGATCCCGCTGGCAGCGGCCCAGGACACTGGACAAACAACGTGTCACGTGGTGGCCAAGAGAAGTGTcacactgctggcactgccacggGGACATGGCACTTAAAGGGACACTCAGAGCACCCAGGACAGGGACATCCTGTGGCCCCTTCAGGGAGCAGGTGACACTGGTGTCCCCCCcgctggctggggacagcccgCTGGCACAGGAGTGTCCCTAAAGGACCTGCAGCCCGTGTCACCCAAGGGGTGGCACCAGCTTGGGAGTGCCCTGCCTGTCACccctccctgtgtgccccccGTGCCAGCAGGGGAGGACAGCTGGTGACAGCTGTGGGACACAAGGCGAGGTGACAACAGAACTCCCTGGGCGGTGACAGGAGCCACGGTGGcaacaggagctgtgcaggggacCCAGGAGGGTGACAATAAAGGGACTCCAGTGGCAGTGAGACCCCAGGTGAGTGGAGGGACCTGTGGCAGTGGGACCCCAGGTGAGCGGCACTGGTggcacccccagcagcaggtcccagtgccagctgcccaggagcagggctggcagtgccatcaGCCCCGTGGCACTGTCCCCGCGTTCCCAGGGGCCACACTGACCAGCTCTGCACCAGCTGCACGGAGGGCGTGCGCAGCACCCGGTCCGGGAGCAGGTTGATCTCCTTCATGATGTTGGAGAGGCGCACGGGCAGCTCCTGGCGCAGGAAGGCAAATGAGGTCT
The sequence above is a segment of the Molothrus ater isolate BHLD 08-10-18 breed brown headed cowbird chromosome 27, BPBGC_Mater_1.1, whole genome shotgun sequence genome. Coding sequences within it:
- the PDK2 gene encoding pyruvate dehydrogenase kinase, isozyme 2; protein product: MRLLRCLGKRAALAGVPTYIEHFSKFSPSPLSMKQFLDFGSSNACEKTSFAFLRQELPVRLSNIMKEINLLPDRVLRTPSVQLVQSWYVQSLLDIMEFHDRDPEDQATLGQFTNALVTIRNRHNDVVPTMAQGVIEYKETYGDDPVSNQNIQYFLDRFYLSRISIRMLINQHTLLFDGSTNPAHPKHIGSIDPHCNVANVVRDAYNMAKLLCDKYYMASPELEIEEVNACNAEQPVSIVYVPSHLYHMLFELFKNAMRATVESHENSPQLPAIRVMVALGQEDLSIRMSDRGMGVPLRKIERLFSYMYSTAPTPQLGSGGAPLAGFGYGLPISRLYAKYFQGDLQLFSMEGFGTDAVIYLKALSTDSVERLPVYNKSAWRHYQASQEAGDWCVPSTEPKNTSTYRVP